In Blattabacterium sp. DPU, the genomic window TTCAAAATATTATAATATATAATTTTGTTAAAGGAGAAAAAAATAATAAAAAAAAGCTGATTCAAATTATATCAAAATCTGCATCTATAAAATATGGAACAAAATTATATCCTGAAAAAATGGAATGTATAATTAAAGATTTATTTTCTTGTCATAATCCAAATTATACGTATTTAGGAGATCCCATATTTTTTGTATTAAGCAAAAAAAATATTTTTTAAAAAGTGAATTTTTATACAAATTTCAATTCAGACGCTGTCAAACATTTAATAAGCATTAATATACTTGTATATACAGCTACTTTTGTCTTTTCACAATATAAAATAGAAAATATACTTTCTTTATATCATCCTTTAGATGAACGATTTGAATTATATCAAATTTTGACTCATATGTTCGTTCACTCCAAACGACTTTTTTTACATATAATCTTTAATATGTTAGCTTTATTCATGTTTGGAGGACAAATAGAAACTATATTAGGAGTAAAAAAATTTATAATTATATATTTTTTATCAGGTGTTTTAGCCGCTTTATTTCAAATCATTTTTAATACTGGTATTTTGTATTATTTTGTTCAAACTTTAGATTTTTCACAAGCTAAGAAAGCATTAGATTATTTAAATGAAGAACAAAAAATAAATCTTTATAGCTCTATGTATTCTCCTATGATGGGAGCTTCTGGAGCCGTAAGTGGAATAGTAGGAGCTTTTGCTAAATTTTTTCCGGAACATAGAATTTTTATTCTTCCTTTTCCTTTTCCAATAGCAGTTAGAAAAGCTTTGATAATTTTTATTTCTGGAAGTTTTATTTCGGCTATTTTAAATTTGGCTCCTGGAGTTGCTCATTTTGCCCATATTGGTGGAATATTATCAGGTTATTTTATAGTAAGTTTTTTCTATAAAAAATAACTTTTATAAAGTTCATGATTTTTCACTCTTAAATAAAAAAGAAATGAAATATACAAATGATAATAAAAATAATAAAGACAAATAAGAATATTTTCCATTTACTGTTTTCATAATTCTATCCCAACGAAATTTCCAATTAAATATATTTAAAGGATTATCTCTATCCCAATCAATGCTCATCCATATAAATATGGGTTTCCCTACTATATGATCTTCTGGAACGAACCCCCAATAACGAGAATCAGATGAATTATGTCTGTTATCTCCCATCATAAAATAATAATTGTTTTTTACTTCATAATATTTTTTTGAAAAAAAATCGAATTTATTCACTTTTTCATAAGTAAAAATTTCATTATAAATGTGAATATTTTTTGAATTTAATTGAATTAATTCTCCTTTTTTGGGGATGTGTAATGGACCAAAAAAATCTCTATTCCAATCAGTGTAATTATGAAATATCATATTTTCCTTAAAATGAATAGGAAGAATATACTTTTTTATAAAAACTATATTATCAAATAAATGTTTTATCTGAACTGCTTTTTGTTCGTTCAACATGATTTGGTAAAAATATTCATCATTTTTTTCTCCAATATATTCAACGTCCTCAATATCCATTTTATTTTTAAGATACTCTATGTTTAAAGGAATATTTTCCGTTTTAATAAAATAAGCTTGTTGTTTTTCTAAAAAAAATTTTTCTTTTTTATGATTAACAAATAAAATTCCTTTTTTAATAGATATTAAATCTCCCGGTAATCCTACACAACGTTTAATATAATGATCTTTTCTATCTATTATTTTATGATTAGAATCTTTGGGAAAATTGAAAACGACTATATCATTTCTTTGGATAGATTGTATGGAAGGAAAACGAAAATAAGGCCATTGAAAAATAGAAATATAAGATTTTATATTTCCAATAATATTATTATGAATAAATGGAATGGAAATGGGGGACATAGGCATTCGTAATCCATAATGAATTTTACTAACTAGGATAAAATCTCCTACTAATAAAGTTCTTTCCATAGAAGAAGTAGGAATGACAAAAGGCTGAACTATATAAGTATGAGTAACAAAAGAAAGAATTATAGCTAATAAAATTCCTATATGATCTGTTTTCTTTTTTTTTGTTATATTTTCAATTTTTAATAATTGAATTTTTTTAAAAAAATTTATGTAAAAAATATATAATCCTGCTGATAAAAAAAATAAAATAATATTTTTTTTCGTTTTTTTGAAAAAAGTAAAAATTAAATCCATCCACAAAATAAAAATTAATATTATACTAGTTAATGGAAATAATAACAAAAAAATACACCATATAGATCTTTTATAAATTTTTAAAATAATAAAAATATTATATACAGGAATAAGAATCTTCCAAGATTTTATTCCTAATTTTTTGTACAACTTCCATGTTCCTAAAACATGAATAACATGTTCAAAAAATAAAAAAATACCATTAAAAATAAAATATTGATGCATAAATGATATTTTATATTCCTAAAACCTCTTTCATAGAAAAAATCCCTTTTTTGTTTTGTATCCATTCTGCCGCAATAATAGCTCCTAAAGCAAATCCATCTCTATTATGAGCTTGATGTTGGATTCTTATTTCTTCTATTTTAGATTCATATTTGACAATATGTATTCCTGGTACATTATCGAATCTTTTTGATGAAATCAAAATTTGATCTTTTGTTTTTTTATCGTTTTTATCATCTAAAATCCATGTTTTTTTCATGCTATTATTCACTATATCTTTTGCCAAAGAAAGAGCTGTTCCACTAGGTTTATCTATTTTTTTTTTGTGATGTATTTCTTCTATTGTGACTTCATATTCTTTAGAATATGAATGTAATAATTTTGATAATTTTTTATTAATTTCAAAAAAAATATTCATTCCAATACTAAAATTGGAAGAATACAAAAGAGATCCATTTTTTTCTTTACATATTTTTTTAATAATTTCAAATTTTTCTAGCCATCCTGTAGTTCCACTTACTATAGGAATATTATTTTCTACACAAATTTTTACATTGTTAAATGCAGAATCAGGTTGACTAAATTCTATTGCTACATTTGAATTTGAATTATTCAATAAATGTACAGAAGGAGTTTCATCATAACATAATGAAATTTTATGATTTCTAATTTTAGCTATTTTTTCTATAGTTTTCCCCATTTTTCCATATCCTATTATTGCTATATTCATAATATTATTTGATTGATTAGAATAAAATTCATAATTCATTCAAAGATAGTCTATATTTTTTTTTGATGAAATATCAATAAACTTTATTTATATTTGATGTTCAGATGTTAAAATTCATGAATTTAATATTTTTAAAGCCCACGTGGTGAAAATGGTAGACACGCCACTTTGAGGGGGTGGTATCCGATTTAGGATGTGCTGGTTCAAATCCAGTCGTGGGTACAATTTGTATCATCTTATATAAGAACACGAAATAAATCTGGATTTTTATTCAAGTATTGAAAATGAACTTTATGCTTTTTCATTCTTCCTAAGAATCCTGAAAATTCATTTTTATCTGCTAATTCTATTCCTATTACAGCTGGTCCTTCTTCTTTAGAAGTTTTTTTAGAATATTCAAAATAGGTAATATCATCTTTTGGCCCTAAAATATTATTTACAAATTCTTTTAGAGCTCCAGCTCTCTGGGGAAATTTTACAATAAAATAATGTTTTTTTTCTTCATATAAAAGAGATCTTTCTCTTATTTCTTCAGTTCTGGTAATATCATTATTTCCTCCACTTAAAATACAGACAATAGTTTTTCCTTTAATTTCATTAGAGTAAAAATCCAAAGCAGCTATTGAAAGAGCTCCAGCAGGTTCTGCAACAATTGCTTCTAAGTTATACAAATCTAAAATTGTTGTGCAAACCTTACCCTCAGGAACTGTTTTGATATCAAATAATGTTTGATGACATATATTAAAATTTAATTTCCCCACCTTTTTTACTGAAGCTCCATCAATAAATCTATCTATTGTTTTTAATTCCACAATTTTTCCTTTTTTTAAAGAATAACTCATAGATGGGGCTCCTTTAGGTTCCACTCCTATAATTTTAGTTTTAGGGCTAAATTCTTTGAAATGACTACTCACACCCGAAGCTAATCCTCCTCCACCAATAGGAATAAAAATATAATCAATATTTAAAATTGATTGTTGTAGAATTTCTAACCCAACAGTAGCTTGTCCTTCAATAATTTTAATGTCATCAAAAGGATGAATAAAAATTTTTTCATTTTTTTTACAATATATTATGGCTTCACTACTTACCGCATCAAAAGTATCTCCCATTAGAATAATTTCAATATACTTTTTTCCAAACATTTTTACTCTTTCTACTTTTTGTTTAGGGGTAGTACTTGGCATATATATTTTTCCCGGAATTTTTAATATATTACAAGAATATGCAACTCCTTGTGCATGATTTCCTGCACTTGCACAAACAATTCCCTTTTTCAGTTCTGTATAAGATAAACTCTTTATTTTATTATAAGCTCCTCTAATCTTATATGAACGTATGATTTGTAAGTCTTCTCTTTTTAAAAAAATATTTGCTTTATATTTTTCTGATAAAAGAGAATTTTTTTGTAACGGAGTTTCATAAATGATATCTTTTAATATATTTTTAGCTTTAACTATTTCTTTGTAAGAAGGAAAGTATCCTTTCAACTTATTTTTCAATACTTTAAAAATAATTTGTTAATTCTGATCTTTTTTTTCTGGTCTAAGATTTCGAATTATGGATCCTACTTTCCATAATTCACTTTGTCTAAGATTTTGTAATTCCTTTTGTAATTTTTCTCTATAATTTATATCACTATTGGCTTTAATAATTCTTTTCACTTCTTTTCCAGAAGAAACTTCATGATATAATTCATTAAAAATTGGAAGAGTAGCATCTCTAAATTTTTTCCACCAATCCAAAGCTCCTCTTTGTGCGGTAGTAGAACAATTAGCATACATCCAATCCATTCCTTTTTCTGATACTAGTGGCATCAAACTTTGAGTCAACTCTTCTACCGTTTCGTTAAAAGATTCTGAAGGAGAATGTCCTTTTTCTCTTAATATTTGATATTGTGCCGCAAAAATTCCTTGTATAGCTCCCATCAAAGTCCCTCTTTCTCCTACTAAATCAGAATATACCTCATTTTGAAAATTGGTTTCAAATAAATATCCAGATCCTATTCCAATTCCAATAGACAAAGTTTTTTCTAAACTTTTTCCACTATAATCTTGATAAATAGCATAACTAGAATTAATTCCTTTTCCTTGTTTAAATAGTTTTCTTAAACTAGTTCCTGACCCTTTTGGCGCTACTAAAAAAATATCTATATTTTCAGGAGGAGAAATTTTTGTTTGATCATGAAAAGTTAATCCTAAACCATGTGAAAAATATAAGGATTTTCCTTCAGTTAAATATTTACTAAGAGTAGGCCAAAAATATATTTGACCTGCATCTGATAACAAATACATAATTATAGTTCCTTTTTCAGAAGCATCTTCCAAAGAAAAAAGATTTTCACCTTCTATCCATCCGTCTTTTAACGCTTTTTTCCAAGAAAAAGAATGTTTTCTTTGTCCTACTATCACTTTAAATCCATTATCTCTTAAGTTTAGAGATTGCCCAGGACCTTGAACTCCATAACCTAATACAGCAATAGTTTCTTGTTTCAAAATTTCTTTAGCTTTATATAATGAAAATTCATTTCTTGTAATGATATTTTCTTCTATAGATCCAAATTTAATTTTCATAATTTTAAATTATTTAATATGTTACTAATGGTAAATCCATTCTCTTCCATGAATTTTTTCTAGAATTTTTTTCTTCTAGTTTATAATAATAAACATGAATAATTCCAATTAATTTTTCAATTAATTTTTTTATTTTTAACAATTGTTCTTCTGGCTCTTCTAAATCAAGGATATATCTAATATTGCTAATAGTTTTGTTATCATTGTGATTAGATACATTAATATGATTAGTTTTTATGTTTTTTCGATTGAGAATAATAAGAATTCTACTTAATAATCTTGTATCTTTTTCTCCTAAAATTATTATTCTGAATTGATGCTTCATAGTATTATATATTTTTGTGTTAAATAAATTATGTTAAACGAATTTCATCTACCGCAGCTCCTGCCGGAATCATAGGAAAAACATTGTCTTCTTTTTCTGTAATAACTTCTAATAAAAAAGCTTTGTCATGGTTTAATGCTTTTTTTACTGATTTTTCTAATTCTTCTCTTTGACTTACTTTCTTTGCTTTTATGTTATAAGCATGAGCTAATTGTACAAAATCTGGATTAACTAGTTCTGTACACGAATAACGTTTATCAAAAAAAAGCTGTTGCCACTGACGTACCATTCCCAAAAAATTATTATTTAACAGTATAATTTTAACGGGAATCTTATTTTGTAAGATAGTCCCCATTTCTTGTATTGTCATTTGAATTCCTCCATCTCCAACAACACAAATCACCTGCCTATTTCGAGCTCCTAATTGAGCTCCTATAGAAGCAGGTAAAGCAAATCCCATAGTACCCAATCCCCCAGAAGTTATTTGACTTTTTTTATAAGTAAAATTGAAATATCTTGAAGCTATCATTTGATGTTGTCCTACATCAGTTACAAGAATTGCATTTCTTTTCTTATATTGATTTATCCATTTAATTACTTCACCCATAGTAATTCCTTTTTTTTTTGGATTTATATCTCCTTGTATTACTATGGTTTTTTCTTTTTCTTTAAGACAAAAAAATTTACTTATCCATTTTTTATGGATCGATTCATGAACATAAAAAATTAATTTTTTTAAAGAGATTTTACAATCTCCTAAAATTGGAATATGACATAAAATATTTTTATTAATTTCTGAACTATCTATTTCTAAATGAATAATTTTAGCTTGTTTAGCATATTTTTTAACATCTCCAGTAACACGATCGTCAAATCGCATCCCTATTGCAATAAGAATATCACATTGATTAGTTAAAATATTGGGAGCATAATTTCCATGCATGCCTAACATACCTACATATAAATGATGATTATTAGACAATGCTCCTAACCCTAACAGAGTGCTAGCTACTGGAATTCCAGTTTTTTCAACAAATTCTTTAAATTCTTCTTCCGCTTCAGCTAAAATCACTCCTTGACCTACTAGAATTAAAGGCCTTTCCGCTGAATTAATTAGATTTGCTGCTTTTATTATTTTTTCGTTTTCTATACAGGGATATGGATGAAAATTTCTTATATATTCACAACGTGTATAATGAAATACCGTTTTTTGAAATTGAGCATCTTTAGTAATATCTATTAATACAGGTCCTGGTCTCCCTTTTTTAGCTATCAAGAATCCTTTTTGAATCGATTTACAAATATCTTTAGCTTTTAAAACTTGAATATTCCATTTAGTAACAGGAATAGAAATATCTATAATATTTGTTTCTTGAAAAGCATCAGTTCCTAATAAATGAGAAGATACTTGTCCAGTAATGCAAACAACAGGAGTACTGTCTATCAAGGCATCTGCTAGTCCAGTAATTAAATTAGTCGCTCCTGGACCTGAAGTCGTGAAACATACTCCAATTTTTCCGGTTGCTCTAGCGTATCCTTGTGCGGCATGAATAGATCCTTGTTCATGACGCATGAGAACATGAGATATGGAATTTAAATAATCGTGCAGAGAATCATATATAGGCATAATAGCTCCACCTGGATATCCAAATATGTATTCTACTTCTTCATGTAATAGTGTTTTTATTACTATTTCTGAACCAGAAAATAACTTTTTTTCCATATACAACTAAAATTGATCTGTAATGCATCCTTCAGAAGCTGGAGATACCATTCTTGTATATTTGTATAGATATCCTTTTTTAACTTTTAGTGAAGGAGGAGTCCATAATTTTCTTCTCCTTTGTATTTCCTCTACTCCCACTTCTAGAGTAATGGTATTATTTTCCGTATCTATTTTAATAATATCTTCATTTTGTACTAAAGCAATTAATCCTCCAGAGTGTGCTTCTGGAGTGATATGTCCTACAACAAAACCATGTGATCCTCCTGAAAATCTTCCATCTGTAATAAGAGCTACTTTTTTTCCTAACCCAGATCCCATAATATAAGATGTTGGTTTTAACATTTCTGGCATTCCTGGACCACCTATTGGCCCTACATATCGAATAACAATAACAATTCCAGGTAAAATTCTATTATTCAAAATAGCTTGATTAACTTCTTCTTCTGAATCGAAAACATTAGCCTTTCCTCTAAAAATTGTTCCTTCTTTTCCAGTAATTTTAGCAATAGCTCCTTCTGGAGATAAGTTTCCATACAAAATTCTAATATGTGCATTTTTTTTTATGGGATTGTCTAAAGAATGAATAATTTTTTGATTAAAAGTTATATTAGGAATATTTTTCATATTGTCATACAATGTTTTTCCAGTAACGGTTAAACAATCTCCTGATAATATTCCTTCATTTAATAAATATTTAATAATAACAGGCATTCCTCCTATATCTGTATGAATATCTTCCATTAAGAAAGTTCCACTAGGTTTTAGATTTCCAATAAGAGGAACTTGATTACTTATTTTTTGAAAATCTTTTAAAGAAAAATCAATATTTGCTGATCTAGCGATGGCTAAAAAATGTAAAATACAATTAGTTGATCCACCTAAACACATAGCTAATTTTACTCCATTTTCTATAGAAGTTTTTGTTACTATATCTTTTGGATTAATCCCTTTTTTTAATAGATTTTCAATATATTTAGATACTTCTTGACATTCTCTTTTTTTATTTTCACTTGTTGAAGGAGAAGAGGAAGAATAAGGAAGCATCATTCCCATTGCTTCTAAAGCAGAAGCGATAGTATTTGCCGTATACATACCTCCACAAGCACCTGGACCAGGACAAGAATTTTTTATTATATTTTTATACTCAAATTCAGTAATTTGACGAGTATTTTTTTTTCCTAAAGCTTCAAAAGAAGAAACAACATCTAATTTATTCCCATTATAATAACCAGGAGAAATACTGCCTCCATATACAATTATAGAAGGTCTATTCAATCTTAGCAAAGCAATCATGACTCCTGGTATATTTTTATCGCATCCAGGAATAGCTATTATTCCATCATAATGGTGAGAATCCACTACAGTTTCTATGCTATCCGCTATTAATTCTCTAGAAGGAAGTGAATATCTCATACCTGATGTTCCCATAGTAATTCCATCACTTACTCCAATCGTGGTAAATTGAAATCCTATTAAATTTTGGTTTATAACCGATGATTTTATTTTTTTCGCTAATTTATCCAAATGCATATTGCAAGGATTCCCTTCATACCAATTACTAACTATTCCTATTTGAGCCTTACAAAAATCTGATTCTTTCATTCCGGTAGCATATAACATAGCATGTGCTGCTGGTAAATTAGGTTCTTTTGTTATTTTTTTGCTAAAATTGTTAATTCTTTTTTTCATGAAATATTTGAATAAATCAAAAAGCTCTACTGAGCTATCAAATAGGGTAAAAATAATACCTTACTTGAATAGTTTTGTAAAAAAAAACTATTTTAAATTATATAATATGCAAAAATATGAAAAAATAAATTATATAAAAATGGTTTTTATGTATTTATTTTAAATTATTATTATTATTTTTACCATTAATGAATATATATTGAAAAGTTTCTAATAAAAATTGTTATAATAATACATTTTAAATTTTTTTTAAAAAAAGTATGTTTTTTTTTGATAAAAATTTAAAAACAAAATTTTTATTTATAATAATATTCAAATTTTGATAAAAAATATAAAAAATAAAATGATAGAAATAACCCCTGATCCTATTAATTCTTTTCCAAGATACCAAACAGCAAATTGTCCTTCTGTTATAGCACATTGCATGTTTTCAAATTCGACAAACATTCCTTCTTTAATTTTATGTAATTTTGATTTTTGTAATGGCTGTCTATAACGAATTCTACAAAATACGTCCATTTTTTCTCCTTCAAAAAGACTAAGATCTTCCCGAATCCAATGAATATTTTTTTCCTGAATAAACAAAGATTTTCTATATAATCCTGGATGTTTTTTCCCCATTCCCGTATAAACAATATTTTTTTCTACATCAGTATCTATAACAAAAAGAGCTTCCTGATAACCTCCTAATGCTATTCCTTTACGTTGTCCTTTTGTAAAATAATAGGCCCCTTGATGATATCCTATAATTTCTCCATCTGTTTTTTTATATTTTTTTTTTCTAGATATAAAAAATAATTCTTCTTCTTTAGAAAAGAAAATTTTTTTTTCTAGATATACTGAAGCATTAGAATTAATACAAACTATTTCTCCTTTTTTGGGGAAAATTTTTTTTTTAAGAAAATTTGGAAAATTAATTTTTCCTACAAAACATAATCCCTGAGATTCTTTTTTATGAGCATTCCATAATTTATGAATTTCTGCTATTTTTCTTACTTGATTTTTAGTTAAAAGGCCTAATGGAAATAGGGATTTTTCCAATTGATATTGCGTTAATTGACATAAAAAATATGATTGATCTTTATTAAGATCCTTTCCAATTAAAAGACGATAAATTGTTTTTTTATTTTTTATAATTTTTTCTTTTTTCACATAATGTCCTGTTGCAATAAAATCTGCTCCTAAATCAAGTGCTTTTTTCAAAAAAACATTAAATTTTATTTCTTTATTACATAAAATATCTGGATTTGGTGTTTTTCCCAATCTATACTCATGAAACATATAGTTTATGACACGTTTTTTATACTCATTTTTCATTTCAATTACTTGAAAAGGGATATTTAATTGTTTAGCTACTAACATAGCATCAATACAATCCTCTTTCCAAGTACATTTATTATTATAATTTTCCTCTTCCCAATTATGCATGAATAAACCAATAACTTCATATCCTTTTTTTTTGAGAATTAATGCAGCAACACTCGAATCTACGCCGCCTGAAAGGCCTATTACTACTTTTTGCATAATGATAAAATTATTATATAAAATCAAATGAAAAAATAAAATGAAGGATTTTATTTGTAAATTTTTTCTTTTAAGAAAACATTTCTCTTACACGATCAAAAAATGATTTTTCTGAATTACCGGGATGAGGGAGAAAATTTTCATTTTTTCTCATTTTTTCAAAAAATTTTTTTTGTTCTTCATTAATTTTTTTTGGAGTCCAAACATTTATATGAATTAAAAGACTTCCATATCCATATCCTTCAATATTAGGTAATCCTTTATTTTTTAATCTAAGAGTTTTTCCTGATTGTGTTCCTGGATCTATTTTTATTTTTGCTTTTCCATTAATGGTAGGAACTTCTTTGAAAGCGCCCAATATGGCATCTGAAAATGATATATACAAATCATAATGAAGATTGATTCCTTCTCTTTTTAATTTATTATGAGGAATTTCCTCAATTAACACGATTAAATCTCCGGAAATTCCCCCAAATGGGGCTTCATTTCCTTTTTCAGAAACTTTCAATTGAATTCCTTCTGTAATACCTGCAGGTATTTTTATATTTACTAATTCTTCTTCTTTAATTAATCCATGTTTATTAGCTCCATAAGGAATATTTTCAATAGTCTTACCAATTCCAGAACATACGCCACATTGAGAAGTGGTTTGCATTCTTCCTAAAATAGTATTGGTTATTCGTGTTATTTGACCTGTTCCATTACAAGATATACAATTTTTAAATTGTATTCCTTGAGCAACTTTAAGTCTCTTAACTTTAACTTTTTTTTCTACTCCATTAGCTATTTCTTCTAATGAAAGTTTAACTCTAATTCTTAAATCGCTTCCTTTAATAGTTTTATGTCTAGTAGATCTACCAAACCCGAAACTAGAAAAACCTTCTCCAAATGCGTCAGCAAAAATATCTCCAAAATTTGCAAAAATATCTTCCATATTCATTCCTGAAGCAGAACTACTTCCTTTTATTCCAGAATGTCCAAATTTATCATAACGTTGTCTTTTTTCGGGATTACTTAAAATTTCATAAGCTTCAGCCGCTTCTTTAAATTTTTCTTCCGCTTTTTTTTTATTATCTAAATTTTTATCTGGATGGTATTTTATCGCTAATTTTCGATAAGCTTTTTTAATTTCTTCTGTAGAAGCATTTCTAGAAACTCCTAATACTTCGTAATAATCTTTTTTCATCATGAAGATAAAAATTATTAATTATTTTCCGGTAATGACTTTAGCATGGCGAATCACTTTTTCTCTTAAAATATATCCAGCTCCTATAATTTCTATAATTTTTCCTTTTAAATCTTCTGTGACAGCTGGAATTTGTGTTATTGCCTCATGAAAATCCGTGTTAAAATCATCTCCTTTTTTTATTTTTATTTTATTCAATCCTTTTTCTTTTAAAATTTTAATAAATTTTTCTTGTATCAAAAAAATTCCTTGCACAAGGTGTTCATCTTGATATTTTTTTAATTCTTTAATTCCTCGTTCAAAATCATCTAAAATTGGAATTAAATCTATAATAATTTGTTCGTGAACATTCCTAAAAATATCAAATCTTTCTTTTTGAATCCGTTTTTTATAATTCTCAAATTCTGCAAAAAGACGCAAAAATTTATCTTTTTCTTTTTCCAATTCTTTTTTAAAAAACTCAATTTCTTTTTGTAATGGATCATGTATTTTTTCTTTGCAAGAAGAAGATTTTTCCTCAGATTTATCATGAGATGATTTTACCTGTTTTTCCGTATTTTTTTGATTAATATCCATAATATAAAAAATATTTTCCATACTATATGTAGAGAGGCAAAAGATTTGCCAAAAATCATAATTATGTCATAATGACATTTTATAAATTAAATTATAGAATTGAGTTTCAAATGTTTTCTAATATAATTTAATCTTTCATAAGCGATCCTCTTTGCTTTTTTAGCACCTAAAGCTAAAATATGATCCAATAAAGATTTATTTTTCATAAAAGAAAAAAATCTTTTTCTTTCCAAAGAAAATTTATGAATGATATACTCATATAATGCAATTTTTGCCTCATGATATCCATATCCTCCTTTGATATATCTTTTTTTCATCATATCTATTTCATTAACAGTAGCTATTAAACTATATAAAGATATGATATTATCCGTTACAGGATCTTTATTTTCTTTTACAGATTTACTATCTGTACGAATACTCATTATTTGTTTTTTCAAAATTTCATCTGAAGAAAAAATATTAATATAATTTTTTTGAGATTTACTCATTTTTTTTCCATCTGTTCCTATCACAAACATATTTTGTTTTTGTAAAAAAGCATTAGGTAACACGAATAATTTTTCTCCTATTTTTTTATTAAAATAGTTAGCAATACGACGAGCTATTTCTATATGTTGTAATTGATCTTTTCCTACCGGAATAATTTTGGCATTATAAAGTAAAATATCAGCGGCCATTAAAATAGGATAAGCAAACAACCCAACACTTATTTTTCCTTTATCTTCTATTTCTTTTTTTTTAAAAGCATGAGCTAATGTAAGTCTTTGGTATGGATAAAAACAACTGAAATACCAAGCCAGTTCAGTTACTAATGATACATCTGATTGTCTATAAAATAAACAATTATCTGTATTTAAGCCAAAAGCTAACCATGCAGCAGCAATTTGATAAGTATTATTTTGTATTGTTTTTATATTATCTATTTGAACCATAGAATGTAAATCCGCTATAAATATAAATGAAGAATGTTTTTTATTTTTATTAGCCATATATATAGACGGAATAATAACTCC contains:
- a CDS encoding rhomboid family intramembrane serine protease, which translates into the protein MFVHSKRLFLHIIFNMLALFMFGGQIETILGVKKFIIIYFLSGVLAALFQIIFNTGILYYFVQTLDFSQAKKALDYLNEEQKINLYSSMYSPMMGASGAVSGIVGAFAKFFPEHRIFILPFPFPIAVRKALIIFISGSFISAILNLAPGVAHFAHIGGILSGYFIVSFFYKK
- the lepB gene encoding signal peptidase I; this encodes MHQYFIFNGIFLFFEHVIHVLGTWKLYKKLGIKSWKILIPVYNIFIILKIYKRSIWCIFLLLFPLTSIILIFILWMDLIFTFFKKTKKNIILFFLSAGLYIFYINFFKKIQLLKIENITKKKKTDHIGILLAIILSFVTHTYIVQPFVIPTSSMERTLLVGDFILVSKIHYGLRMPMSPISIPFIHNNIIGNIKSYISIFQWPYFRFPSIQSIQRNDIVVFNFPKDSNHKIIDRKDHYIKRCVGLPGDLISIKKGILFVNHKKEKFFLEKQQAYFIKTENIPLNIEYLKNKMDIEDVEYIGEKNDEYFYQIMLNEQKAVQIKHLFDNIVFIKKYILPIHFKENMIFHNYTDWNRDFFGPLHIPKKGELIQLNSKNIHIYNEIFTYEKVNKFDFFSKKYYEVKNNYYFMMGDNRHNSSDSRYWGFVPEDHIVGKPIFIWMSIDWDRDNPLNIFNWKFRWDRIMKTVNGKYSYLSLLFLLSFVYFISFLFKSEKS
- the dapB gene encoding 4-hydroxy-tetrahydrodipicolinate reductase — its product is MNIAIIGYGKMGKTIEKIAKIRNHKISLCYDETPSVHLLNNSNSNVAIEFSQPDSAFNNVKICVENNIPIVSGTTGWLEKFEIIKKICKEKNGSLLYSSNFSIGMNIFFEINKKLSKLLHSYSKEYEVTIEEIHHKKKIDKPSGTALSLAKDIVNNSMKKTWILDDKNDKKTKDQILISSKRFDNVPGIHIVKYESKIEEIRIQHQAHNRDGFALGAIIAAEWIQNKKGIFSMKEVLGI
- the ilvA gene encoding threonine ammonia-lyase, with protein sequence MKNKLKGYFPSYKEIVKAKNILKDIIYETPLQKNSLLSEKYKANIFLKREDLQIIRSYKIRGAYNKIKSLSYTELKKGIVCASAGNHAQGVAYSCNILKIPGKIYMPSTTPKQKVERVKMFGKKYIEIILMGDTFDAVSSEAIIYCKKNEKIFIHPFDDIKIIEGQATVGLEILQQSILNIDYIFIPIGGGGLASGVSSHFKEFSPKTKIIGVEPKGAPSMSYSLKKGKIVELKTIDRFIDGASVKKVGKLNFNICHQTLFDIKTVPEGKVCTTILDLYNLEAIVAEPAGALSIAALDFYSNEIKGKTIVCILSGGNNDITRTEEIRERSLLYEEKKHYFIVKFPQRAGALKEFVNNILGPKDDITYFEYSKKTSKEEGPAVIGIELADKNEFSGFLGRMKKHKVHFQYLNKNPDLFRVLI
- the ilvC gene encoding ketol-acid reductoisomerase codes for the protein MKIKFGSIEENIITRNEFSLYKAKEILKQETIAVLGYGVQGPGQSLNLRDNGFKVIVGQRKHSFSWKKALKDGWIEGENLFSLEDASEKGTIIMYLLSDAGQIYFWPTLSKYLTEGKSLYFSHGLGLTFHDQTKISPPENIDIFLVAPKGSGTSLRKLFKQGKGINSSYAIYQDYSGKSLEKTLSIGIGIGSGYLFETNFQNEVYSDLVGERGTLMGAIQGIFAAQYQILREKGHSPSESFNETVEELTQSLMPLVSEKGMDWMYANCSTTAQRGALDWWKKFRDATLPIFNELYHEVSSGKEVKRIIKANSDINYREKLQKELQNLRQSELWKVGSIIRNLRPEKKDQN
- a CDS encoding acetolactate synthase, encoding MKHQFRIIILGEKDTRLLSRILIILNRKNIKTNHINVSNHNDNKTISNIRYILDLEEPEEQLLKIKKLIEKLIGIIHVYYYKLEEKNSRKNSWKRMDLPLVTY